From the Euphorbia lathyris chromosome 6, ddEupLath1.1, whole genome shotgun sequence genome, one window contains:
- the LOC136232594 gene encoding heat stress transcription factor A-4a yields the protein MDESQGSSNSLPPFLAKTYEMVDDPSSDSVVSWSQSNKSFIVWNPPEFARDLLPRFFKHNNFSSFIRQLNTYGFRKIDPEQWEFANEDFIRGQPQLMKNIHRRKPVHSHSLQNLQGQGHGYNPLSDSERQSLKDDVERLKHDKETLIMELQRHEHERKGFEMQMLGLKEKLQQMEKRQQNMVSFVAQVLQKPGLALNLMLPLEPGHDRKRRLSRIGYFCDEANAEDNQMASCQTVARENSDSNSVSLSNMDQFEQLESSMTFWEGIMADVPTNTQRNSSLELDETTCSAESPGISCVQLTIDVRPKSPAIDMNSEPAVASAPDHDPPKEQTGIAPPPVTTGVNDVFWEQFLTENPGSTEAHEVQSERKDSGDRKNEIKPNDQGKFWWNVRNVNNLAEQMGHLTPAERT from the exons ATGGATGAATCTCAGGGCAGTTCGAATTCTCTTCCACCTTTCCTTGCAAAGACATATGAGATGGTAGATGATCCTTCCTCAGATTCAGTTGTTTCATGGAGTCAAAGCAATAAAAGCTTTATCGTATGGAATCCGCCAGAGTTTGCAAGGGATTTACTCCCAAGATTCTTTAAGCACAATAACTTCTCAAGCTTCATCAGACAGCTCAATACATAT GGTTTTAGAAAGATTGATCCAGAACAATGGGAATTTGCCAATGAAGATTTTATTAGAGGTCAACCACAACTTATGAAGAACATTCATAGACGGAAACCAGTTCACAGCCACTCCTTGCAAAATCTTCAAGGACAAGGACATGGATATAATCCATTATCTGATTCAGAAAGACAGAGTTTAAAGGATGATGTAGAGAGGCTTAAACATGATAAAGAAACACTTATCATGGAGTTGCAGAGGCATGAACATGAGCGGAAAGGGTTTGAGATGCAAATGCTGGGTTTGAAGGAGAAATTGCAACAGATGGAGAAGCGGCAGCAAAATATGGTGTCCTTCGTGGCCCAAGTCTTGCAGAAACCAGGGCTTGCTTTAAATCTCATGCTGCCTCTGGAACCAGGCCATGATAGAAAGAGAAGGTTGTCAAGGATTGGTTATTTTTGTGATGAGGCGAACGCCGAGGATAATCAGATGGCGTCCTGCCAAACAGTTGCTAGAGAGAATTCGGATAGTAATTCTGTTTCATTGTCTAACATGGATCAGTTTGAGCAGTTGGAGTCGTCTATGACATTTTGGGAGGGTATAATGGCCGATGTCCCAACCAACACACAGCGCAATTCATCCTTGGAGTTAGATGAAACCACATGTTCTGCAGAAAGCCCGGGGATATCTTGTGTACAGCTTACTATCGATGTTCGGCCCAAGTCCCCTGCTATTGATATGAATTCGGAGCCTGCTGTAGCTTCAGCTCCAGATCATGATCCTCCAAAGGAACAAACTGGTATTGCTCCTCCTCCTGTGACAACGGGAGTCAATGATGTATTCTGGGAACAGTTCTTGACTGAAAATCCAGGTTCAACTGAGGCACATGAAGTTCAATCAGAAAGAAAGGATTCTGGTGATAGAAAAAATGAGATCAAACCCAATGATCAGGGTAAATTTTGGTGGAATGTAAGGAATGTAAATAATCTTGCTGAACAAATGGGGCATCTTACTCCTGCGGAGAgaacttga
- the LOC136232595 gene encoding transcription repressor OFP5, producing MKWGRNKKKQSFSAAPSHPSLISQVLATSWLTKFKQMGINSDQNQAKMKQKGKWNSVPTNTNSSSKFYGGDDADADGFWRLSFGEDNLDELRSRAVLRSVRYNSDDDLQFPPSIRVNGKEGVHKFDHANKIRNFPQVSTCVREKVAEIRTPRLRVEKEKKLRKGNHGEERRLDCCISPLNSRDPYLRKIEEECEFTAENGSGVFGEGNFVLEWQKLKERKIKELKSRNEEQRKSLYISRELQRKVSKQNSKLRAYSPRTAEICKIKALEDMKKAKLKMKKKAKEKSIEGFHGLESFAVVKCSYDPQKDFRDSMMEMIEEKKISKPEELEELLACYLTLNSDEYHDLIIRVFRQVWLDLSQACFEFDTEELDK from the coding sequence ATGAAGTGGGGCAGAAATAAGAAGAAACAATCTTTTTCTGCTGCTCCTTCTCACCCTTCCTTAATATCTCAAGTTCTAGCTACCTCTTGGTTAACAAAGTTCAAGCAAATGGGGATCAATTCTGATCAAAATCAGGCCAAAATGAAGCAGAAAGGGAAGTGGAATTCTGTGCCTACAAACACTAACTCCTCTAGTAAATTCTATGGAGGAGATGATGCTGATGCTGATGGTTTTTGGAGGCTGTCTTTTGGAGAGGACAATCTTGATGAGTTGAGGAGTAGAGCTGTTTTACGTTCTGTTCGGTATAATTCAGATGATGATCTTCAATTTCCACCATCAATAAGAGTAAATGGAAAAGAAGGTGTTCATAAGTTTGATCATGCAAACAAAATCAGAAACTTTCCGCAAGTTTCAACATGTGTAAGAGAAAAGGTTGCAGAGATTAGAACACCAAGGCTCAGAgttgaaaaagagaagaaactCCGGAAAGGAAATCACGGAGAAGAAAGAAGGTTAGACTGCTGTATCTCTCCATTGAATTCAAGAGATCCTTACCTGAGAAAAATTGAAGAAGAATGTGAATTTACAGCTGAAAATGGAAGTGGTGTCTTTGGCGAGGGAAATTTTGTGTTGGAGTGGCAGAAGTTGAAAGAAAGGAAGATTAAAGAGCTGAAGTCAAGAAATGAAGAGCAGAGGAAATCTCTCTACATAAGTAGGGAATTACAGAGGAAAGTGTCAAAGCAGAACAGCAAATTAAGAGCTTATTCACCGAGAACAGCTGAAATCTGCAAAATAAAAGCTCTTGAAGACATGAAAAAGGCCaagttgaaaatgaaaaagaaagcGAAAGAGAAAAGTATAGAGGGGTTTCATGGTTTAGAGAGCTTTGCTGTGGTGAAATGTTCGTATGATCCGCAGAAAGATTTCAGAGATTCAATGATGGAGatgattgaggagaaaaagatcaGCAAAccagaagaacttgaagaactctTAGCCTGCTATCTGACATTGAATTCAGATGAATATCATGATCTAATCATCAGGGTGTTCAGGCAGGTGTGGTTAGACTTGAGCCAGGCCTGCTTTGAATTTGACACTGAAGAATTAGACAAATAA